Proteins from a genomic interval of Chanos chanos chromosome 3, fChaCha1.1, whole genome shotgun sequence:
- the plekhn1 gene encoding LOW QUALITY PROTEIN: pleckstrin homology domain-containing family N member 1 (The sequence of the model RefSeq protein was modified relative to this genomic sequence to represent the inferred CDS: substituted 1 base at 1 genomic stop codon) yields MGSSMSCVPQHNLTFSSKSFIRRNSSRLFRRKNPQEGQEKSNSIINILCTVTPRKDMSAKDLETIENIKWDPPFLYDPNGGWKKSSINVKNYGRMVHSSKVRFRFLHCQDVHDCYLDLFQTHLHFVSNNTTGLTYQGTLPLKELTICKVQNRNSFGDPQEFAFQINGVSLNPIIVYCSSQEEMDNWFGLLKENIEANGGTAIVPDTYTRVKVWLILCSDXDFSTEGKEELRNSISKETIYEWEGSQRESLGPITYVTKVKLQHMPCQEQYDRLLVMYPNNLIILSEESDGLFYKGKLALDMITVTTPCQDVKPNTFMIEGKLINPIIVTCLDMNEFRDWIQHFKASDVPILSPPPPVYDIIYTPTHREAPEFDRWSGSSRSGADPLKHSYNGRRSHELQLPCVDDNPMSPGYTEPLCYISSRPTSTETQFSARLSSRSNSLSSHVRPNHDLRPPSLRYSSPQRVSYLSSEEPMSPVYNTPYTSVHHNVPVQRMVKAPLIKSNSWSTPQTSIKYQPSNPQRHSEMYALRKPLSPLYDDPTTPGIYPLEENVVKAVHSQQQQSGSLLPSSFKLRTPPLGRKNRGNPAKESELVNAEHAAAQRAEAVSRLKLLAPPNKVSEHNYQQRVFPPHTAMDTTQMSYGYSPDDNSYLKPAEPDDQEMDYDNIWELDCNNGMIQHSLPGISPHRTVADCGARGLSAVATQQRWS; encoded by the exons ATGGGGAGTAGTATGTCATGTGTCCCTCAACACAACTTAACATTTTCCAGCAAGAGTTTCATACGCAGGAACAG CAGTCGTTTGTTCCGGAGGAAGAACCCACAGGAGGGACAGGAGAAATCCAACAGCATAATCAACATTCTCTGTACTGTCACTCCACGGAAG GATATGTCTGCAAAAGATCTGGAGACAATAGAGAATATTAAATGGGATCCACCATTTCTCTATGATCCAAACGGTGGCTGGAAAAAAAGTAGCATTAACGTGAAGAACTATGGACGGATGGTCCACAGCTCCAAAGTACGCTTCCGTTTCCTCCACTGCCAG GATGTGCATGACTGCTACCTGGACTTGTTTCAAACACACCTTCACTTTGTTTCAAACAACACCACTGGACTCACTTACCAG gGAACTCTTCCACTTAAAGAACTCACCATTTGCAaagtgcaaaacaggaacagctTTGGGGATCCACAGGAATTTGCATTCCAGATAAATG GTGTCAGCCTGAACCCCATTATCGTCTACTGCTCCAGCCAAGAGGAGATGGACAACTGGTTTGGCTTGCTGAAGGAAAACATAGAAGCCAATGGAGGCACGGCTATAGTGCCGGATACATATACCAGGGTTAAGGTATGGCTCATCCTTTGTTCTGACTAAGACTTT TcaacagaggggaaagaggagCTGAGAAATTCCATCAGTAAAGAAACCATCTATGAATGGGAAGGATCCCAGCGTGAGAGTCTGGGACCAATCACATATGTGACCAAGGTCAAGCTACAGCACATGCCTTGCCAA GAGCAGTATGATAGACTGCTGGTGATGTATCCAAACAATCTGATCATCTTGTCTGAGGAGAGCGATGGGCTCTTTTACAAG GGGAAACTTGCTCTCGATATGATTACAGTAACTACCCCGTGCCAAGACGTTAAGCCCAATACATTCATGATTGAGg GAAAACTGATAAACCCCATCATCGTGACCTGCCTGGACATGAACGAGTTCCGTGACTGGATCCAGCATTTCAAAGCCTCCGACGTTCCCATTCTCAGCCCTCCTCCACCTGTCTATGACATCATCTACActccaacacacagagag gCTCCAGAATTTGATAGATGGAGTGGTAGTAGTCGAAGTGGAGCTGACCCTCTTAAACATTCTTACAATGGAAGAAGATCCCATGAGCTCCAGTTGCCATGTGTTGATGATAACCCCATGTCCCCTGGTTACACTGAACCTCTCTGT TACATCTCCAGCAGACCCACTTCCACGGAAACACAGTTCTCTGCTCGGCTGAGCAGCAGGAGTAACAGTTTATCCTCTCATGTCAGACCCAACCATGACCTCCGACCCCCATCACTGCGCTACTCCTCTCCTCAACGTGTCTCCTATCTGTCTTCCGAGGAACCCATGTCTCCTGTCTATAACACCCCGTACACGTCAGTTCACCACAATGTCCCCGTCCAACGCATGGTCAAAGCCCCACTCATTAAG TCAAACAGCTGGAGCACCCCGCAGACATCCATAAAGTATCAGCCTTCCAACCCCCAGCGTCACTCTGAAATGTACGCCCTGCGAAagcccctctctcccctttatgACGACCCCACCACCCCCGGGATTTACCCGCTGGAGGAGAACGTGGTTAAGGCGGTG CACTCACAACAGCAACAGTCTGGCTCTCTTCTCCCCTCGTCTTTCAAGCTACGCACACCTCCTCTAGGCCGTAAGAACAGGGGCAACCCTGCAAAGGAGTCGGAGCTGGTCAATGCCGAGCATGCCGCAGCGCAACGTGCTGAAGCCGTGTCCAGACTAAAACTGTTAGCTCCTCCCAACAAGGTGTCAGAGCACAATTATCAACAG AGAGTTTTCCCTCCCCATACTGCCATGGATACAACACAGATGTCGTACGGTTACTCACCAG ATGACAACTCCTACCTTAAACCAGCTGAGCCAGATGACCAGGAAATGGACTATGATAACATTTGGGAGTTGGACTGCAATAATGGGATGATTCAACATTCGCTGCCTGGAATTTCGCCACACCGGACGGTAGCTGACTGTGGTGCTCGGGGCCTCAGCGCCGTGGCAACACAGCAGAGATGGtcataa